The proteins below are encoded in one region of Brassica napus cultivar Da-Ae chromosome A6, Da-Ae, whole genome shotgun sequence:
- the BNAC03G52740D gene encoding sialyltransferase-like protein 2 isoform X1, with translation MKILQLIFLLALTTGISVVLIYIIGVSNLYDSVGLDESNRLSNEDLEALQSLQNGFQKCVSANGLGLQAATGRDYCKVSINFPRDTIPKWKDPKSGELEGLSYEFDLCEAVATWEQVRNSSTILTREYIDALPNGWEDYAWRRINKGIQLNRCQNRSLCIEKLSLVLPETPPYFPRQFERCAVIGNSGDLLKTKFGKEIDTYDAVIRENGAPIQNYKEYVGEKSTFRLLNRGSAKALDKVVELDEKKQEVLLVKTTIHDIMNKMIREVPIKNPVYLMLGASFGSAAKGTGLKALEFALSTCDSVDMYGFTVDPGYKEWTRYFSESRQGHTPLHGRAYYQMMECLGLIKIHSPMRADPNRVMKWLPSRKTIRSARIAAEKLLRRVGAGSVDPLASCSIVKKRSKNKRPMVSDLRKPARDHQKFVRSTTMYPLEHSPGHSQLCITPAD, from the exons ATGAAGATCTTGCAATTGATATTCCTATTAGCTTTAACAACTGGAATCTCTGTTGTTCTCATCTACATTATCGGCGTCTCAAATCTCT ATGATTCCGTGGGTTTAGACGAATCAAATCGGCTTAGCAATGAAGATTTAGAGGCGTTGCAGTCCCTGCAGAACGGATTCCAGAAGTGCGTC AGTGCAAATGGCTTGGGATTACAAGCTGCTACTGGTAGAGATTATTGTAAAGTCTCAATAAACTTCCCCAGGGATACTATTCCCAAATGG AAAGATCCTAAGTCTGGAGAGCTTGAAGGACTGTCTTATGAGTTTGACTTGTGCGAAGCAGTAGCTACATGGGAACAA GTCAGGAATAGCTCTACCATACTCACTAGGGAATACATTGATGCCTTACCAAATGGATGGGAGGATTATGCATGGCGCAGAATCAATAAAGGAATACAACT TAATCGGTGCCAGAATAGGTCTTTATGCATCGAGAAGCTTTCATTGGTGCTACCTGAAACACCTCCATATTTTCCCCGGCAGTTTGAGCGATGTGCTGTTATTGGCAACTCTGGTGATCTTTTGAAAACAAAGTTCGGAAAAGAGATTGATACTTATGATGCGGTTATCAGAGAAAACGGTGCTCCAATTCAA AACTACAAGGAATATGTGGGAGAGAAAAGTACATTCCGTCTTCTTAATCGAGGGTCGGCAAAAGCCCTTGACAAAGTCGTGGAGTTGGATG AAAAAAAGCAAGAGGTACTACTAGTAAAAACAACAATTCATGATATTATGAACAAGATGATTCGG GAAGTTCCAATAAAAAATCCTGTCTACTTGATGCTTGGTGCTTCATTTGGCTCAGCAGCTAAAGGAACCGGGCTCAAGGCTCTTGAATTTGCTCTATCGACTTGTGATTCAGTGGATATGTATGGTTTCACTGTAGATCCAGGTTATAAAGAGTG GACTAGATATTTTTCAGAATCTCGGCAAGGACATACTCCTTTGCATGGTAGAGCCTACTACCAGATGATGGAATGCTTGGGT CTCATTAAAATACACTCGCCCATGAGAGCTGATCCAAACCGAGTCATGAAATGGCTGCCAAGTCGCAAAACAATAAGATCTGCAAGAATCGCAGCAGAGAAGCTCTTAAG GAGAGTTGGAGCAGGATCTGTAGACCCATTAGCTTCATGCTCGATAGTAAAGAAGAGAAGCAAAAACAAGCGTCCAATGGTCTCTGACCTCAGAAAACCTGCGAGGGACCATCAGAAATTTGTGAGAAGCACGACCATGTACCCATTGGAGCACAGTCCAGGACATAGTCAGCTTTGCATTACACCAGCTGACTAA
- the BNAC03G52740D gene encoding sialyltransferase-like protein 2 isoform X2, translated as MKILQLIFLLALTTGISVVLIYIIGVSNLYESNRLSNEDLEALQSLQNGFQKCVSANGLGLQAATGRDYCKVSINFPRDTIPKWKDPKSGELEGLSYEFDLCEAVATWEQVRNSSTILTREYIDALPNGWEDYAWRRINKGIQLNRCQNRSLCIEKLSLVLPETPPYFPRQFERCAVIGNSGDLLKTKFGKEIDTYDAVIRENGAPIQNYKEYVGEKSTFRLLNRGSAKALDKVVELDEKKQEVLLVKTTIHDIMNKMIREVPIKNPVYLMLGASFGSAAKGTGLKALEFALSTCDSVDMYGFTVDPGYKEWTRYFSESRQGHTPLHGRAYYQMMECLGLIKIHSPMRADPNRVMKWLPSRKTIRSARIAAEKLLRRVGAGSVDPLASCSIVKKRSKNKRPMVSDLRKPARDHQKFVRSTTMYPLEHSPGHSQLCITPAD; from the exons ATGAAGATCTTGCAATTGATATTCCTATTAGCTTTAACAACTGGAATCTCTGTTGTTCTCATCTACATTATCGGCGTCTCAAATCTCT ACGAATCAAATCGGCTTAGCAATGAAGATTTAGAGGCGTTGCAGTCCCTGCAGAACGGATTCCAGAAGTGCGTC AGTGCAAATGGCTTGGGATTACAAGCTGCTACTGGTAGAGATTATTGTAAAGTCTCAATAAACTTCCCCAGGGATACTATTCCCAAATGG AAAGATCCTAAGTCTGGAGAGCTTGAAGGACTGTCTTATGAGTTTGACTTGTGCGAAGCAGTAGCTACATGGGAACAA GTCAGGAATAGCTCTACCATACTCACTAGGGAATACATTGATGCCTTACCAAATGGATGGGAGGATTATGCATGGCGCAGAATCAATAAAGGAATACAACT TAATCGGTGCCAGAATAGGTCTTTATGCATCGAGAAGCTTTCATTGGTGCTACCTGAAACACCTCCATATTTTCCCCGGCAGTTTGAGCGATGTGCTGTTATTGGCAACTCTGGTGATCTTTTGAAAACAAAGTTCGGAAAAGAGATTGATACTTATGATGCGGTTATCAGAGAAAACGGTGCTCCAATTCAA AACTACAAGGAATATGTGGGAGAGAAAAGTACATTCCGTCTTCTTAATCGAGGGTCGGCAAAAGCCCTTGACAAAGTCGTGGAGTTGGATG AAAAAAAGCAAGAGGTACTACTAGTAAAAACAACAATTCATGATATTATGAACAAGATGATTCGG GAAGTTCCAATAAAAAATCCTGTCTACTTGATGCTTGGTGCTTCATTTGGCTCAGCAGCTAAAGGAACCGGGCTCAAGGCTCTTGAATTTGCTCTATCGACTTGTGATTCAGTGGATATGTATGGTTTCACTGTAGATCCAGGTTATAAAGAGTG GACTAGATATTTTTCAGAATCTCGGCAAGGACATACTCCTTTGCATGGTAGAGCCTACTACCAGATGATGGAATGCTTGGGT CTCATTAAAATACACTCGCCCATGAGAGCTGATCCAAACCGAGTCATGAAATGGCTGCCAAGTCGCAAAACAATAAGATCTGCAAGAATCGCAGCAGAGAAGCTCTTAAG GAGAGTTGGAGCAGGATCTGTAGACCCATTAGCTTCATGCTCGATAGTAAAGAAGAGAAGCAAAAACAAGCGTCCAATGGTCTCTGACCTCAGAAAACCTGCGAGGGACCATCAGAAATTTGTGAGAAGCACGACCATGTACCCATTGGAGCACAGTCCAGGACATAGTCAGCTTTGCATTACACCAGCTGACTAA